A genomic window from Desulfonatronovibrio magnus includes:
- the ablB gene encoding putative beta-lysine N-acetyltransferase yields the protein MSSDKIEKFHNSIIQHGPLNQRIYLMHLSPDDYPQIIPDLKNFALQHGYTKIFAKVPCNLSSHFTEAGYMKEAHVPGMYQGRNDGCFMGLFLDEMRMIPYNAELMRQVLQAATDRKAKPLTNQPPPNYKVRQLGPDDAQNMAEVYSQTFETYPFPVFNPDYLVQTMQENISYFGIFADSNLVALSSAETDQEAGAAEVTDFATLMSYRGQRLGRVLIHSMLQSMKQEKILTLYSIARSVSYGMNITLARSGFRFTGVLINNTHIAGNMESMNVWYLSL from the coding sequence ATGAGCAGTGATAAAATAGAAAAATTCCACAACTCCATTATACAGCACGGCCCCTTAAATCAAAGAATATACCTCATGCACCTTAGTCCTGATGACTATCCGCAAATCATTCCCGACCTCAAAAATTTTGCATTACAGCACGGCTACACAAAAATTTTTGCCAAAGTTCCATGCAATCTCAGCAGTCACTTTACTGAAGCTGGGTATATGAAAGAAGCTCATGTGCCCGGTATGTATCAGGGCCGGAATGATGGATGCTTTATGGGTCTTTTTCTTGATGAAATGCGCATGATTCCCTATAACGCTGAACTAATGAGACAGGTGCTTCAAGCTGCCACAGACCGAAAAGCTAAGCCACTTACTAATCAACCCCCGCCCAACTATAAAGTCAGACAGCTTGGGCCGGACGATGCTCAGAATATGGCGGAAGTTTATTCCCAAACCTTTGAGACGTACCCATTTCCTGTATTTAATCCTGACTACCTTGTACAAACCATGCAGGAAAACATTTCTTACTTCGGCATCTTTGCTGATAGCAATCTGGTTGCACTGTCATCAGCGGAAACAGATCAGGAAGCAGGAGCCGCTGAAGTGACCGATTTTGCTACCTTGATGTCTTACCGGGGCCAAAGGCTTGGAAGAGTGCTTATTCACTCCATGCTTCAAAGTATGAAGCAGGAAAAAATACTTACCCTTTACAGCATAGCCAGGTCTGTCTCATATGGCATGAACATTACTCTGGCCAGGTCAGGATTCAGGTTCACCGGTGTTCTCATCAACAACACCCATATCGCCGGAAACATGGAAAGCATGAATGTCTGGTACTTGTCGCTATAG
- a CDS encoding DUF2442 domain-containing protein yields MFDVKPYIEKGVFRQLQDINYFKQVKPFFCGITWPNEQDLSADTIACELKQVEIA; encoded by the coding sequence ATATTTGACGTTAAACCGTATATTGAAAAGGGCGTATTTAGACAACTACAAGATATTAATTACTTTAAACAGGTAAAGCCCTTCTTTTGCGGAATCACTTGGCCAAATGAGCAGGATTTAAGTGCTGATACGATCGCATGTGAACTAAAACAAGTTGAAATTGCATAA
- a CDS encoding lactate utilization protein, translating to MSSEVKKFWNIKLERIKENLEENNFECFLAQDRYEAKELVLNSIIPGLKPETISWGGSVTFKDTGLYEALRSNQECSVMDTYDKSAGPEAAYELRRQALLSDLFVCGTNAITEQGFLVNLDMFGNRVGAIAFGPRNVLILTGRNKVVADIDEAMDRIKDYAAPANTMRLDKKTPCAKTAYCHDCNSPDRICNVWTITEKSFPKGRIIVVLINEDMGL from the coding sequence ATGAGTAGTGAAGTCAAGAAATTCTGGAATATCAAGCTGGAACGGATTAAGGAGAATCTTGAGGAAAATAATTTTGAATGCTTTCTTGCCCAGGACAGGTATGAAGCAAAGGAGCTGGTCCTGAACTCCATTATCCCGGGGTTAAAGCCTGAGACTATAAGCTGGGGAGGATCGGTTACTTTTAAGGATACGGGTCTGTATGAAGCTTTAAGGTCAAATCAGGAATGCAGTGTTATGGATACCTATGACAAATCTGCAGGGCCTGAAGCTGCCTATGAGCTGCGACGACAGGCTTTGCTGAGCGACCTTTTTGTTTGCGGGACCAATGCTATTACAGAGCAGGGCTTTCTCGTCAATCTGGACATGTTTGGAAACAGGGTGGGAGCCATTGCCTTTGGACCGCGAAATGTACTGATTTTAACGGGGCGTAACAAAGTAGTGGCTGACATTGACGAAGCCATGGATCGCATTAAGGATTATGCTGCTCCAGCCAACACCATGCGCTTAGATAAGAAGACTCCCTGTGCCAAAACAGCATATTGCCATGACTGCAACAGTCCTGATCGTATTTGCAATGTCTGGACTATTACTGAGAAATCTTTTCCCAAAGGAAGGATAATTGTTGTGCTTATTAATGAGGACATGGGGTTGTAG
- the rpiB gene encoding ribose 5-phosphate isomerase B — protein sequence MQNEATTKQLFFGSDHAGYELKQFLMNLFRQEYTVIDVGAMDKSSCDYPVYATKLCDSVLEHEAPGILICGSGIGMSMTANRIKGIRAALCLNEYMAVMSRKHNNANVLCLGERIIGIDLASAIARAFLSARFEGGRHLKRIELIDELVPT from the coding sequence ATGCAAAACGAGGCAACAACTAAACAGCTTTTTTTTGGATCAGATCACGCTGGATATGAACTCAAACAATTTCTTATGAATCTATTCAGACAGGAATATACTGTTATTGATGTAGGAGCTATGGATAAATCAAGCTGTGATTATCCTGTTTACGCCACAAAGCTGTGTGACTCCGTACTGGAGCATGAAGCCCCAGGCATTCTCATCTGCGGTTCAGGCATTGGCATGTCCATGACCGCCAACCGTATAAAAGGCATCAGAGCGGCTCTCTGCCTCAATGAATATATGGCTGTCATGTCCAGAAAACACAACAATGCCAATGTGTTATGTCTTGGTGAGAGAATTATCGGCATTGACCTTGCCTCTGCCATTGCCAGGGCCTTCCTGTCTGCCCGGTTTGAAGGCGGCAGGCACTTGAAAAGAATTGAACTTATTGACGAACTGGTGCCAACATAA
- the tkt gene encoding transketolase, with product MTNQIDQQAVNVIKGLIMDATRRANSGHPGGAMSSADYLYILYKDFLKFDPEDDQWFDRDRFVLSAGHESMLLYSLLCMSGFLTLDDLKNFRQWGSKTPGHPEHHMTRGVEATTGPLGQGFGMGVGMAVAESFLRSKLGADICDHFTYVLASDGDLQEPIALGSAALAGGWGLSKLIVYYDSNKIQLAGPTDRADCSDYKKIFDAFCWQVLEIDGHDHDQIKKAINAARLEDQRPTLIIGHTTMAKGSATMEGSEDTHGAPFSAEEINKTKENLHLPSDKEFYLPSEVVDHFQHRFSSLSEKADAWKRKLDDLLQTNENLNQFWQVINSPLDVDKIKLPEFEPEKAVATRKAFGACLNSLMHDLPNLLGGSADLDPSNQTVKFRETAGIFHNINNPSGRYLPFGVREFPMAAILNGMALHKGTIGFGATFLVFSDYARNALRMAALQMLPVIHIFTHDSFYVGEDGPTHQPVEHISSLRLIPNMHVHRPADAQETRICLKLALSQTETPSAVMLTRQGVPTLDMAQYPHLEKGVKRGAYILKDAQDPEAIIIATGSEVHIALETAERLRPARIRVVSAPCLEIFQQQDDDYKEQVLPRTVRKRFAIEAGKGDIWYRYVGLDGHVYSLERFGESAPGKVLADEFGFTADKFTRYVQEELQK from the coding sequence ATGACAAACCAAATTGATCAACAAGCTGTTAATGTAATTAAAGGCCTGATAATGGATGCAACCCGCAGGGCTAATTCCGGCCATCCCGGCGGGGCCATGTCTTCAGCTGATTATCTGTACATTCTTTACAAGGATTTTCTCAAATTTGATCCTGAAGATGACCAATGGTTTGACCGTGACAGGTTTGTTCTTTCTGCAGGACATGAATCAATGCTCTTATACAGCCTTCTTTGCATGAGCGGATTCCTCACTCTTGATGATTTAAAAAATTTTCGCCAGTGGGGAAGCAAGACACCCGGCCACCCTGAACATCATATGACCAGAGGAGTTGAAGCTACCACCGGCCCTCTCGGCCAGGGTTTTGGAATGGGAGTTGGCATGGCTGTGGCTGAATCCTTTCTGCGCTCAAAGCTTGGTGCGGACATATGCGATCATTTTACTTATGTGCTGGCTTCCGACGGTGATCTACAGGAACCTATAGCACTTGGCAGCGCAGCCCTGGCTGGCGGATGGGGCCTCAGCAAGCTCATAGTGTATTATGACAGCAATAAAATACAGCTGGCAGGACCTACAGACAGAGCTGACTGTTCAGATTACAAAAAAATATTTGATGCCTTTTGCTGGCAGGTACTTGAAATCGACGGCCATGACCATGATCAGATCAAAAAGGCAATTAACGCTGCCAGACTTGAAGACCAGAGACCCACTCTTATTATCGGGCACACCACAATGGCTAAAGGAAGTGCCACCATGGAAGGTAGCGAGGATACCCACGGTGCTCCTTTTTCTGCTGAAGAAATCAACAAAACAAAAGAAAACCTTCACTTGCCCTCAGATAAAGAATTTTACCTGCCATCTGAAGTAGTTGATCATTTTCAGCACAGATTTTCCAGTCTGAGTGAAAAGGCTGATGCCTGGAAACGCAAACTGGATGATCTTTTACAGACCAATGAAAACCTTAATCAATTCTGGCAGGTAATCAACTCCCCTCTTGATGTTGACAAAATAAAACTCCCTGAGTTTGAACCAGAAAAGGCAGTTGCTACTCGCAAAGCTTTTGGCGCTTGCCTTAACTCATTAATGCATGATCTGCCTAATCTCCTGGGAGGATCAGCAGACCTTGACCCATCCAACCAGACTGTAAAATTCAGAGAAACAGCAGGAATTTTCCACAACATCAACAATCCCTCAGGCAGATATCTCCCCTTTGGTGTACGAGAGTTTCCCATGGCCGCCATTCTAAATGGAATGGCATTGCACAAAGGTACTATCGGCTTTGGAGCAACTTTTCTGGTTTTTTCAGATTACGCCAGAAATGCTTTGCGCATGGCTGCCCTGCAGATGTTGCCCGTAATTCATATTTTCACTCATGACTCTTTTTATGTAGGCGAAGACGGGCCTACCCATCAGCCAGTAGAGCATATAAGTTCACTCAGGCTTATACCCAATATGCATGTCCACCGCCCGGCTGATGCTCAGGAAACCAGAATCTGCCTGAAACTGGCTCTGAGCCAGACTGAGACTCCCAGCGCTGTCATGCTCACCAGACAGGGTGTGCCAACCTTGGACATGGCCCAATATCCCCATTTGGAAAAAGGTGTTAAGCGTGGAGCTTATATTTTAAAAGATGCACAAGACCCTGAAGCCATAATCATAGCCACAGGCTCTGAAGTGCACATTGCCCTGGAAACTGCAGAACGACTCAGGCCTGCCCGTATCCGTGTAGTCAGCGCCCCCTGCTTAGAAATCTTCCAGCAGCAGGATGATGATTACAAAGAACAGGTATTGCCCAGAACTGTCAGAAAAAGATTTGCCATAGAAGCCGGTAAAGGCGACATCTGGTACCGTTATGTGGGATTAGACGGACATGTATACAGTCTGGAAAGATTTGGAGAGTCAGCTCCAGGAAAAGTGCTGGCTGATGAGTTTGGCTTTACAGCAGATAAGTTTACCCGGTATGTTCAGGAAGAACTGCAGAAATAA
- a CDS encoding tetratricopeptide repeat protein, protein MNKPHFYFLSVLLLLSACAPKTPVVQEEVHWRLSPEASLTYYYLRARDELALGNFYQAGALLDRALAHHPDPDLYMEAARAYWRAGEKDKSLTSMEEALDKFPDKAQLYIVLAELYLLENREDESMNVLERYRRNFPDDLDIYQDLASFYIEMGKYPEVVDLLQEVPLELKTPEMLYYIGRASNMIGDRSKALSYLRQATEQRPDFFQAWAELAFIYEQDRNYLKAIEIYKKLLQSGQRSPDLYLRLVELHLKLNNPDSALEILEQGPIDYQFRLDAAYQFIQNSFYSGAQQILEQIMDRGAYPPTVYFYLALTAYQGWSDPDRALSYLSAIPEDDYYHMQSLSFSIQIYFEQEQYFEALELSALGQTLHPRERSFILFEAIILETLEEYSAALNVLEHGLGKWPMDTDFLFRKGVVWDKKGNREKTIELMEKIITIDQDHHEALNYVGYTLAEKNRDLERALVLINRALQYRPSSGHYIDSLAWVYYKMGKYSKAWTEIQRAVEFLDDDPIVWEHYGDIALALDKPDLAIYGYKKALEYDPENPEEIMQKIETLHQQLSNN, encoded by the coding sequence ATGAATAAACCACATTTCTATTTTCTATCAGTCCTTCTGCTGCTCTCTGCATGTGCCCCCAAAACCCCTGTGGTTCAAGAGGAAGTACACTGGAGATTGTCCCCTGAAGCAAGCCTGACTTACTACTACCTGCGCGCCAGGGATGAACTGGCCCTTGGTAATTTCTACCAGGCTGGAGCTTTGCTGGACAGAGCCCTTGCACACCACCCTGATCCTGATCTTTACATGGAGGCAGCCAGGGCATACTGGCGGGCGGGAGAAAAGGACAAATCCCTGACCAGCATGGAAGAAGCCCTTGATAAGTTTCCTGACAAAGCTCAGCTTTATATTGTCCTCGCAGAACTGTACCTCCTGGAAAACCGTGAGGACGAATCCATGAATGTTCTTGAGAGGTACAGAAGAAATTTTCCTGATGATCTCGATATATATCAGGACCTGGCATCATTTTATATTGAAATGGGCAAATATCCGGAAGTCGTGGATTTGCTGCAGGAAGTTCCATTAGAGCTGAAAACTCCGGAAATGCTTTATTATATCGGACGAGCAAGCAATATGATAGGAGACAGGTCCAAGGCCTTATCGTATCTGCGTCAAGCCACTGAACAAAGACCAGACTTTTTCCAGGCCTGGGCCGAACTTGCATTCATATACGAGCAGGACAGGAATTACCTCAAAGCCATTGAAATTTATAAAAAGCTGCTGCAGTCTGGTCAAAGAAGTCCTGATTTGTATCTGCGTCTTGTTGAACTCCACCTTAAACTCAACAACCCGGATAGTGCTCTCGAAATTTTAGAACAGGGCCCAATAGATTATCAGTTTCGATTAGATGCTGCATATCAGTTTATTCAGAACAGCTTCTATTCCGGGGCCCAGCAGATCTTAGAACAAATCATGGATCGAGGAGCTTATCCTCCCACAGTATACTTTTATCTTGCCCTGACCGCATATCAGGGATGGTCTGACCCGGACAGAGCACTGTCCTACCTCAGTGCCATTCCTGAAGACGACTACTATCATATGCAGTCATTATCCTTCAGCATTCAGATATATTTTGAACAGGAGCAGTATTTTGAAGCTTTGGAACTGTCTGCTTTAGGACAAACACTGCACCCGAGAGAGAGAAGTTTTATTTTATTTGAGGCCATAATACTTGAAACTCTCGAAGAGTATTCAGCTGCCTTGAATGTACTGGAACACGGTCTTGGAAAATGGCCCATGGATACAGATTTTTTATTCAGAAAAGGTGTGGTATGGGATAAAAAAGGCAACAGGGAAAAAACCATTGAGCTCATGGAGAAAATAATAACCATTGACCAGGATCACCATGAAGCCTTGAACTATGTAGGCTATACTCTTGCAGAAAAAAACCGCGACCTTGAAAGGGCACTGGTTTTAATCAACAGGGCCCTGCAATATAGACCATCAAGCGGTCACTATATTGATTCCCTGGCATGGGTCTATTACAAAATGGGTAAATATTCCAAAGCTTGGACAGAAATTCAAAGAGCTGTAGAGTTTCTTGATGATGACCCTATTGTGTGGGAACACTACGGAGACATTGCCCTTGCCTTAGACAAGCCGGACCTGGCTATCTACGGCTACAAGAAAGCCCTGGAATATGATCCTGAAAATCCTGAAGAAATTATGCAAAAAATTGAAACCCTGCATCAGCAGCTTTCCAACAACTAA
- a CDS encoding DUF4160 domain-containing protein, translating into MHANYAEYDAVISIPEGEVLSGEMPENKLKLIKAWVEIHQEDLRPIGNWQLKVINHIKFNH; encoded by the coding sequence ATTCATGCGAATTATGCTGAATATGACGCAGTCATTTCAATACCAGAAGGTGAAGTTTTAAGTGGTGAAATGCCAGAGAATAAACTTAAATTGATAAAAGCATGGGTTGAAATCCATCAAGAAGATTTGAGGCCAATTGGAAATTGGCAGTTGAAGGTCATCAACCACATAAAATTTAACCATTGA
- a CDS encoding aspartate aminotransferase family protein: MSNETEIAKLSYPESPKIVTKEIPGPKSQEILKKSHESESMARGAGAFPFVFDTGQGATVQDPDGNILIDISAGVAVSSIGRGHPEVIKAIEQQSRQLMHAGDMSNTRRTELAQAISAIMPGELKNNTITYFAQSGSGAVESAIKFVRMITGRQQIVAFHGAYHGVWMGCGSLTTGDKYRAGFGPHMPGVIHVPYPYCYRCCFNLEYPGCDLQCAKYVDYVLNTPYTGADDVGALIFEPQQGEGGYVIPPKGYVEIIKKACEKHGALFIADEIQAGAGRSGKMWSIEHTDITPDMITWGKGMGGDLPMAGLSMRKDLALKVKEATQPNTFAGNALSSVVTMTNLKVLTADKNALITRAGNLGEQIKKWLLQETEATGLVGDIRGRGLFIGIEMVKDVQTREPLDQNSMLKLIVTMLNKGVIMIPCGRNGNVFRFMPPLVLTEKQARKAVEIFADSVKSL, translated from the coding sequence ATGTCCAATGAAACTGAAATTGCCAAACTGTCCTATCCTGAAAGCCCCAAAATCGTAACCAAGGAAATTCCAGGCCCAAAATCACAGGAAATACTGAAAAAATCTCATGAATCCGAATCTATGGCACGTGGTGCTGGGGCTTTCCCCTTTGTTTTTGACACTGGACAAGGGGCAACTGTTCAGGATCCTGACGGCAATATCCTCATTGATATTTCTGCAGGGGTTGCTGTCAGTTCCATTGGACGCGGTCATCCGGAAGTAATCAAAGCCATTGAACAGCAGTCCAGACAACTCATGCATGCCGGTGACATGTCCAACACCCGCAGAACTGAACTTGCCCAGGCCATCTCTGCAATCATGCCTGGTGAACTGAAAAACAACACCATCACCTACTTTGCCCAAAGCGGCAGCGGTGCTGTGGAAAGTGCCATCAAGTTTGTGCGCATGATTACCGGAAGACAACAGATAGTTGCTTTTCACGGTGCATATCATGGCGTCTGGATGGGGTGCGGTTCTCTTACTACCGGAGACAAGTACAGGGCAGGTTTTGGACCTCACATGCCCGGGGTCATCCATGTGCCCTACCCTTACTGCTACCGCTGCTGTTTCAATCTTGAATACCCGGGATGTGATCTGCAATGCGCCAAGTATGTAGATTATGTCCTCAACACCCCGTATACTGGAGCAGATGATGTAGGCGCGCTGATTTTTGAACCGCAACAGGGAGAAGGCGGATATGTGATCCCTCCCAAGGGATACGTTGAAATCATCAAAAAAGCATGTGAAAAACATGGTGCCCTTTTCATTGCCGACGAAATCCAGGCCGGAGCCGGTAGATCCGGGAAAATGTGGTCCATAGAACATACCGATATTACTCCAGATATGATTACCTGGGGCAAAGGTATGGGAGGTGATCTGCCCATGGCCGGACTGTCCATGCGCAAAGACCTGGCCCTTAAAGTAAAAGAGGCTACCCAGCCCAATACCTTTGCGGGTAATGCCCTTTCTTCCGTGGTGACCATGACCAATCTGAAAGTACTGACAGCTGATAAAAATGCCCTCATTACCAGAGCAGGCAATCTGGGAGAGCAAATCAAAAAATGGCTCCTTCAGGAGACAGAAGCTACAGGACTTGTTGGTGATATCAGAGGCAGAGGTCTTTTTATCGGCATTGAAATGGTTAAAGATGTTCAAACCAGAGAACCCCTTGATCAGAATTCCATGCTCAAACTGATTGTCACCATGCTCAATAAGGGCGTGATCATGATCCCCTGTGGACGCAATGGCAATGTCTTTCGCTTCATGCCTCCACTGGTTCTCACTGAAAAACAGGCCAGAAAAGCTGTTGAAATCTTTGCCGATTCAGTCAAAAGCCTGTAA